The following coding sequences are from one Passer domesticus isolate bPasDom1 chromosome 11, bPasDom1.hap1, whole genome shotgun sequence window:
- the LOC135278349 gene encoding TOG array regulator of axonemal microtubules protein 2-like, producing MVKMLLNHQKFKMLLERSLSTCDLEDILTRMKKKGMENQKAERPSVKELVKKRNDGSKKPQATLSSSKQVKSTSDGCLLHRAQAQVTLPPVEEETELLQKLYNLLEAKGFQTRMEGVSLLQDLCKTSPQLISTNIVQIFEYFVLRISDSHKKVKQKALDVLAEITGVLKDALNPVIIGLVEGITKNLNSKDPRVRAAAVKALEESIAHLGKAEPWHGLSSPVSLSLRHKRVLSALIAAVVCGKLQLASPRSCAGAVLMHPFPNRLERDQHFPKVPGALGSVLPV from the exons atggtgaagatgttgctcaatcatcaaaaatttaaaatgcttttggaacGATCTCTTTCCACCTGTGACCTGGAGGATATTCTGACAAGAAtgaagaagaaa gggatggaaaaccagaaggctgAACGCCCATCTGTCAAGGAGCTGGTGAAGAAGAGGAACGATGGCTCCAAGAAGCCCCAGGCCACATTGTCTTCTAGCAAACA aGTGAAATCTACCTCTGATGGATGCCTCCTACACCGTGCACAAGCCCAGGTCACGTTACCTCCGGTTGAGGAAGAAacggagctgctccagaagctttacAATCTCCTGGAGGCCAAGGGGTTTCAGACGCGCATGGAAGGAGTGTCACTCCTCCAAGACTTGTGCAAAACTAgcccccagctcatctccactAACATTGTCCAA atttttgaatattttgtcctgagaatatctgacagccacaagaaagtgaagcagaaggcgcTGGATGTGCTGGCTGAAATCACAGGCGTCCTGAAAGATGCCTTGAACCCGGTGATCATTGGTTTGGTGGAAGGAATAACGAAGAACCTGAACTCCAAGGACCCCAGGGTTCGTGCCGCAGCTGTGAAAGCGCTGGAAGAATCCATTGCTCATTTaggtaaggctgagccctggcatggactctcctcacctgtgtctctgtctctccgACACAAGAGAGTGCTGAGTGCCTTGATagctgctgttgtctgtggaaagctccagctggcatcccccagaagctgtgcaggtgcagtccttatgcaccCGTTCCCCAACAGGCTTGAACGTGATCAGCATTTCCCAAAAgtcccaggagcccttggctctgtgctgcctgtctga